In one Saimiri boliviensis isolate mSaiBol1 chromosome 19, mSaiBol1.pri, whole genome shotgun sequence genomic region, the following are encoded:
- the EFNA3 gene encoding ephrin-A3 isoform X2, which produces MAAAPLLLLLLLVPVPLLPLLAQGPGGALGNRHAVYWNSSNQHLRREGYTVQVNVNDYLDIYCPHYNSSGVGPGAGPGPGGGAEQYVLYMVSRSGYRTCNASQGFKRWECNRPHAPHSPIKFSEKFQRYSAFSLGYEFHAGHEYYYISTPTHNLHWKCLRMKVFVCCASKDFEGENPQVPKLEKSISGTSPKQEHLPLAVGIAFFLMTFLAS; this is translated from the exons ATGGCGGCGGctccgctgctgctgctgctgctgctcgtGCCCGTGCCGCTGCTGCCGCTGCTGGCCCAAGGGCCCGGAGGGGCGCTGGGAAACCGGCATGCGGTGTACTGGAACAGCTCCAACCAACA CCTGCGGCGAGAGGGCTACACCGTGCAGGTGAACGTGAACGACTATCTGGATATTTACTGCCCGCACTACAACAGCTCGGGGGTGGGccccggggcggggccggggcccgGAGGCGGGGCGGAGCAGTACGTGCTGTACATGGTGAGCCGCAGCGGCTACCGCACCTGCAACGCCAGCCAGGGCTTCAAGCGCTGGGAGTGCAACCGGCCGCACGCCCCGCACAGCCCCATCAAGTTCTCGGAGAAGTTCCAGCGCTACAGCGCCTTCTCGCTGGGCTACGAGTTCCACGCCGGCCACGAGTACTACTACATCT CCACGCCCACCCACAACCTGCACTGGAAGTGTCTGAGGATGAAGGTGTTCGTCTGCTGCGCCTCCA AAGACTTTGAGGGAGAGAACCCTCAGGTGCCCAAGCTTGAGAAGAGCATCAGCGGGACCAGCCCCAAACAGGAACACCTGCCCCTGGCCGTGGGCATCGCCTTCTTCCTCATGACGTTCTTGGCCTCCTag
- the EFNA3 gene encoding ephrin-A3 isoform X1 produces MAAAPLLLLLLLVPVPLLPLLAQGPGGALGNRHAVYWNSSNQHLRREGYTVQVNVNDYLDIYCPHYNSSGVGPGAGPGPGGGAEQYVLYMVSRSGYRTCNASQGFKRWECNRPHAPHSPIKFSEKFQRYSAFSLGYEFHAGHEYYYISTPTHNLHWKCLRMKVFVCCASTSHSGEKPVPTLPLFTMGPNVKINVLEDFEGENPQVPKLEKSISGTSPKQEHLPLAVGIAFFLMTFLAS; encoded by the exons ATGGCGGCGGctccgctgctgctgctgctgctgctcgtGCCCGTGCCGCTGCTGCCGCTGCTGGCCCAAGGGCCCGGAGGGGCGCTGGGAAACCGGCATGCGGTGTACTGGAACAGCTCCAACCAACA CCTGCGGCGAGAGGGCTACACCGTGCAGGTGAACGTGAACGACTATCTGGATATTTACTGCCCGCACTACAACAGCTCGGGGGTGGGccccggggcggggccggggcccgGAGGCGGGGCGGAGCAGTACGTGCTGTACATGGTGAGCCGCAGCGGCTACCGCACCTGCAACGCCAGCCAGGGCTTCAAGCGCTGGGAGTGCAACCGGCCGCACGCCCCGCACAGCCCCATCAAGTTCTCGGAGAAGTTCCAGCGCTACAGCGCCTTCTCGCTGGGCTACGAGTTCCACGCCGGCCACGAGTACTACTACATCT CCACGCCCACCCACAACCTGCACTGGAAGTGTCTGAGGATGAAGGTGTTCGTCTGCTGCGCCTCCA CATCGCACTCCGGGGAGAAGCCGGTCCCCACTCTCCCCCTGTTCACCATGGGCCCCAATGTGAAGATCAACGTGCTGG AAGACTTTGAGGGAGAGAACCCTCAGGTGCCCAAGCTTGAGAAGAGCATCAGCGGGACCAGCCCCAAACAGGAACACCTGCCCCTGGCCGTGGGCATCGCCTTCTTCCTCATGACGTTCTTGGCCTCCTag